The following coding sequences are from one Vicugna pacos chromosome 19, VicPac4, whole genome shotgun sequence window:
- the LOC102533077 gene encoding beta-defensin 119 yields MKCLFLFLAILLATEPVVSGRRHILRCMGNLGICRPSCKKAEQPYLNCRNYQSCCLQSYVRIDINGKEGKNDWSQENRWPKIS; encoded by the exons ATGAAGtgtcttttcctgtttcttgcCATCCTTCTGGCCACAGAACCAGTGGTATCAG GCAGACGTCACATCCTTCGATGCATGGGTAACTTGGGAATCTGTAGACCCTCTTGCAAAAAGGCTGAACAGCCCTACCTCAACTGCAGAAATTATCAGTCATGCTGTCTCCAGTCCTATGTAAGGATAGACATTAATGGCAAAGAGGGAAAAAACGACTGGAGCCAAGAGAACCGCTGGCCAAAAATATCTTGA